Genomic window (Pseudomonas sp. L5B5):
ATCACACCCGCACCGGACACCACGATCACTGGAGTCTGCGGCGACAGATCCGTCACCTGGCGGATGAGTTCGAGACCGCCCATCTGCGGCATGCGCAGATCGCAGATCACCAGGTCTGGTTTGTTGCGCTCGAATACCTGAAGACCCTGCTGGCCATTGGCAGCCTGCAGTACGCTGAAGCCACTGTCTTCCAAATAGGCCGCAAGACTCGCGCGTACTACTTCGTCGTCATCGATTATCAGCAGCGTGGCACTGGTTTTTTGCATGTGGGCAAACGGCGCCAGAATTAGGTTGGCGTAGGTGGCTTGGCTCTGGGGCCGACGCACGCTACTGGATTCGCTTTCTAGCCACTCCGACGAGGCCAGGGCCTCGGCCCTGCACGCCCAATCATCAGAGGTGCCCTTCTAAGGCGCAGACGGTACTCCCATCCGCGGGGCGTTTCAAGCTCATGCCGATGGTCGCTTGACGTCTTTACACCGCAAATCACAGAGAGTTATAAAAACCGTCAAAACCGCAACTCAATTGCAGGATGGACCCCATGAATCAGAACCAGCGTGACTATAGTGAAAAGCGCGATTACATCCGGATGCGGGTGGATGCCGAGATCACGCTGCTTCATCAGGGACAGGTGATCGAAGCGGTCTGCATCGACCTTTCCAGCGGCGGCATGCAGGTTCAGGCTCCTCGTTCATTCCAGATCGGCGATCAATTGAGTGTGCGCATCGATTCGGAACATACGGCGCTCCGCGGCCTGGAAGCCGATACCGAGGTAGTGTGGATCAAACCCCTGGACGGTGGCGGACAGAAACTTGGGCTTACAATCCTTAAAATGAATTAACCCCTCCCCAATAAAAAAGGCGACCTGATAGGTCGCCTTTGTCGCTTTCTGCAAGATGCACACACGACTAGAAGTCGTCTTCGACCTTGCCATCCTTGACCTTGAATTCACGATTCTGCAGATAGGCATTGCGAATGAAGGTGTATTTGTCTCCGCGAATCAGCTTGTCTGCCGCCAGCAGGCTGGCCCGCGTATCGACCACGTTCACCCCCATGGCGATGTTGCGTGCCGGGACGTCGTTGATATAGCGATAAGGCGCGGTGTAGCTGTCGACGAACTTGGCCGGTGCATCACGCAAGGTGCTCGGCCCCAGCAGCGGCAGCATCACGTAGGGACCGCTATCCACACCCCAATAGCCCAGGGTCTGGCCGAAATCTTCGTCATTACGCTGCAGGCCCATCTTGGTGCCGACATCGAAAAAGCCCGCCAGGCCCAGGGTAGTGTTCATCAGCAGACGGGCCGTGTCGACACCGGCGGCATGGGGCTTGGCCTGGAGAACGTCGTTGACCAGGTTGCCGACATCACCAACGTTGCGGAACATGTTGTGGATGCCGTCTTCCAGGAACTGTGGCGTCACGGCCTGGTAGCCTTGGGCCAACGGCTTCAGGGCATAAGTGTCCACTGTATCGTTGAACGTGAAGATAGGACGGTTGACGCTTTCCC
Coding sequences:
- a CDS encoding PilZ domain-containing protein; the encoded protein is MNQNQRDYSEKRDYIRMRVDAEITLLHQGQVIEAVCIDLSSGGMQVQAPRSFQIGDQLSVRIDSEHTALRGLEADTEVVWIKPLDGGGQKLGLTILKMN
- a CDS encoding VacJ family lipoprotein; translation: MRWSRYLVPLCMSASVTLAPLAAQAAEEDPWESVNRPIFTFNDTVDTYALKPLAQGYQAVTPQFLEDGIHNMFRNVGDVGNLVNDVLQAKPHAAGVDTARLLMNTTLGLAGFFDVGTKMGLQRNDEDFGQTLGYWGVDSGPYVMLPLLGPSTLRDAPAKFVDSYTAPYRYINDVPARNIAMGVNVVDTRASLLAADKLIRGDKYTFIRNAYLQNREFKVKDGKVEDDF